Genomic segment of Iocasia fonsfrigidae:
GCTGAGTAATAATTATAATTTGGAGGGAATTTAGACCTATGATAAGACGTTTAGCAGCTTGTATAAGACAGTACAAGAAGGAATCCATTCTAACTCCAATTTATGTAATAATGGAAGTTATTATGGAAGTTATAATCCCAATTTTAATGGCTAATATGATTGATTATGGAATTGATGCTGCTAAGATGACAGTTATCTTGAAAATGGGTGCTGCCCTGCTGATATCTGCTTTTATTTCCCTGATTTTTGGTACTCTGGCAGGTCGTAGTGCAGCCGTAGCATCAGCAGGATTTGCTAGGAATCTTCGGCATGATATGTTCTATAATGTGCAAAATTTTTCTTTTTCTAATATTGATAAGTTCTCTACAGCTAGTATTGTAACCAGATTGACAACTGATGTTACTAATTTGCAGAATGCTTTTCAAATGATTATTCGGATGGCTATCCGCAGTCCTATTATGTTAATTTTCTCTTTGGCAGCTTCTTTTAGTATCAATGTAGAACTATCATTAATTTTCCTTGCCTGTATACCTATTCTTGGAAGTGGTTTATTTTTGATCATGAAAAAAGCACACCCGATTTTTGTACGTGTTTTTAAAAAATATGATAAATTAAATAATGTTGTCCAGGAAAACCTCCGGGCTATTCGAGTTGTAAAATCATTTATTCGTGAGGATTACGAAAATAAGAAGTTTACAGATATCTCGCAGAAGATTTATCAGGATTTTTCCACTGCAGAAAAGACACTTGCTTTTAATATGCCGTTAATGCAATTTTGTATGTATGGATCATTATTATTGGTATCATGGTTTGGTGCGAGAATTATTGTGGCTGCTGGTGGTAACCCTGGATCTGGGCTAAGTACTGGACAGTTAGTCAGTCTTATAACTTATGCTATGCAGATTCTAGGTAGTCTGATGATGCTCTCTATGGTCTTTGTAATGATTACCATATCCAGGGCATCAGCAGAAAGAACTGTCGAGTTGATGGATGAAGAAAGTGATCTAAAGAATTGCGATAATCCTATATATGAAGTCCTGGATGGGGAAATTTGTTTTGAAGATGTAAATTTTAGTTATGGGAAAAATACAGGAAAACTGGTTCTTGAGGATATTAATTTAAAAATAAAATCAGGTGAAACAGTAGGTATTATTGGGGGTACAGGTTCATCTAAAAGCAGTCTGGTCCAGCTTATTCTCCGCCTCTATGATGTTGACTTCGGTCGGGTAACTGTTGGAGGTATAGATGTCCGTGATTATGATCTTAAAACCCTCCGCAATCAGGTGGCAATGGTCTTACAAAAGAATGTTCTTTTTTCTGGAACTATTAAGGAAAATCTCCGCTGGGGTAATGAAAATGCTTCAGATCAGGAGCTGGTTTGGGTCTGTAAATTAGCTCAAGCTGATCCTTTCATCCAGAACTTTCCGAAGAAGTATGATACCTATCTTGAACAGGGTGGTTCCAATGTTTCCGGTGGTCAAAAACAGCGCTTATGTATTGCAAGGGCTTTACTTAAAAAGCCGAAAATACTAATCCTGGATGACTCTACCAGTGCAGTTGATACTAAAACAGATGCCTTGATTCGTAGTGCATTTCGAGGTGAAATTCCTAATACTACCATGATAATAATCTCTCAGAGGGTTTCTTCTGTACAGGATGCAGATAAAATTATTATTATGGATGATGGGAAAATTGCAGCAGTTGGTACACACGAAGAATTACTGGAAAGTAGTCCAATATATAAGGAAGTATATGAATCACAGGTCAAGGGAGGTAAGGGAAATGAGTAAAGCTACGAGCCCAGGTTCCGGAATACAGGATATTCCAACAAAAGCCAAAATGGAATCAGATACTATCAAAAGGTTGTTTTCATATATCAAGCAGTATAAAGTTCAATTTATTGCTGTTATTATTTGTATAATAATCAGTGCAGTGACAGCTGCAGTTTCCTCTCTGTTTTTGCAAAAATTAATTGATAATTATATTACACCACTTTTACTGGAAGCAGTACCTGATTTTTCGGGATTGTTTAGAGTGATTATTTTGATGGGTGGTATTTATCTGATAGGTGTTCTTGCTACTTTATTTTATAATAGATTGATGGTGGTAATAGCTCAGGGAGTACTCAAAAAGATTCGTGATGATCTGTTTTCACATATGCAGTCTCTGTCGATTAAATATTTTGACACCCATACCCACGGTGATATCATGAGTCATTATACAAATGATACGGATACACTCCGCCAGATGATTGCTCAGAGCTTACCACAGGTTTTTTCTTCTATTATTACTGTTGCGGCTGTATTTATTGCTATGTTATACCTTAGTCTCTGGTTAACTATTTTTGTTTTTATTTTTGTTTTTCTTATCTTGAAGCTAACCCGTATTATTGCAGGTAGGAGTGCTAGTTTCTTTGTGAAGCAGCAGCAGTCACTTGGTGATGTTAACGGCTATATTGAAGAGATGATTCACGGTCAGAGGGTTATCAAAGTATTTTGTCATGAAAGAAAGGCGGAGGAAATATTTGACTTTAAAAATGATCAACTATGTAGTCATGCCACAGCTGCCAATAAATATGCCAATATTTTGATGCCTGTGATGAACAATCTGGGTTATTTATTATATGTACTGCTGGCAGTTGTTGGCGGTATAATGGGAATTATGGGAGTTAGCAATGTCAGCCTACTTGGTATAAATGTACTTACCCTTGGTATGATTGCTGCATTTTTACAGTTATCCAGGAACTTTATAATGCCTATTGCCCGGGTATCTCAGCAGGTAAATGCTGTCGTTATGGCTCTGGCCGGTGCCGAGCGTATTTTTAAACTGATGGATGAAGAAAAAGAAAAAGATGATGGCTATGTTACTCTTGTTAATGCCAGAAAAGAAAAGGGCAGGATTGTTGAAACTGAAGAGCGGACAGAGTTATGGGCCTGGAAACACCCTCATGCTAATGGTACAGTTAGCTATACTGAACTGAAAGGAGAAGTACGTTTCTATGATGTAGATTTTGCCTATGAAGAGGATGAGATGGTCTTACACAATATTACTTTATATGCTGAACCTGGCCAGAAGGTAGCCCTTGTAGGTGCAACAGGGGCAGGAAAGACTACCATTACTAACTTAATTAATCGATTTTACGATATTGCTGATGGTAAAATTCGTTATGATGGGATAAATATTAATAAAATTAAAAAGAGTGATTTACGTCGTTCCCTGGGCATTGTACTACAGGATGTTAATCTATTTACTGGTACGGTAATGGAAAATATTCGCTACGGCAGGTTAGATGCCAGTGATGAGGAATGTATTGCAGCAGCAAAACTGGCCAATGCAGATAGTTTTATTAGAATGCTGCCTCAGGGTTATGAAACTGTTCTTTCTGGTACTGAAAGCGGATTATCTCAGGGTCAAAGACAATTAATTTCCATTGCCCGAGCTGCTGTTGCTGACCCTCCTGTTATGATTCTGGATGAAGCAACATCATCTATAGATACCCGTACTGAAGCTATTGTACAACAGGGTATGGATTCATTAATGAAGGGTAGAACTGTGTTTGTTATTGCCCACCGCTTATCTACTGTCAAAAATTCAGATGTTATTATGGTACTTGAAGATGGCCGGATCATAGAAAGAGGCAGCCATGAAGAATTAATTTCTGAAAGGGGTAAGTACTATCAGCTTTATACAGGTGTTTTTGAACTGCAATAAATTAATTAAAAGAAATGGAGCGTCAATTGAATTAATTATTGCATTTTTCAAAAACTAGGGATATTATGAAGTGATGAGAATAAAGTCAATTAAAGGAGGTAATTAGCATGGACAACCTAAATAAGGTTAGAAAGAATTTTGGGCAAAGGGCTTCGGAATACAGAAAGAGTTCTACACATGGTAATCCAGTTGTTCTGGAAAGAATGATTGAGCTTATAAAGCCTTCTTCAGAAGCCTCTGCTTTAGATGTTGCAACAGGAGGCGGGCATACGGCAATTGCTTTAGCCACATCGGTGCAACAGGTGGTTGCAATTGATATTACTCCAGAAATGTTGACAGAGGCTAAAATAGCTTCAAGACAAGAGGGTATAAGTAATATTACGTTTAGAGTTGAAGATGTACATAACTTAAATATTCCAGACTGTCAATTTGACATTGTTGCATCAAGATTTGCAGTTCATCATTTTTCAGATGTAAATAAAGCACTTCGGGAAATGTGTAGGGTATTAAAGCCTGGAGGTAAATTTTACATTTTAGATTGTTCAGTTATTGATGGGGAGGAATTTGAAAAAGAAATTAACCACATTGAGTTATTAAGAGATAGTTCACATCAGTTTTCTTATTCACCACGGTTATGGAATCAGTTATTAAAAGAATTACCTTTAACTATAGAGCATACTTCTTTATTAAAAGAACAGTATGAATTACCACTATGGTTCGACAGAATGGAAACTGCTCGAGATAGTAGAGATAAAATTTTTCAGATACTCAAAAACCTGTCTGCAGAGGGCAAAACTCACTATCCTTTCGGCGAGAATTATATTACTACTTATCGTTTTGAAATTTTAGCAACTAAGAATTGAGGTGTAGGCGAAACTTAGTTCAATATAATATTTACTTGCAAGGAATTATACAGAGGAGTTTAATGTACCAACTAGTAAAGTGAAGTTTGATATATTTAAATTTGATAAGAAAATAAATAACCTTCCAGTAATACACCACTAATACATTTTAGATTAAAATGTATTTAAAGCGGTGTATTTTTTATGGTCAGTAGCCAATTTGTTCTTTAAGAATTAAAAAAGGGGGTATTTTAGATGAGTGAAAACATTATTAATGAAGTAAAAAGGGTATTAAAGAAAATATGTGGAGAATATGGAGAAAGATTGACAGGTTCTATTAAGAATAGACAACTAGAAGAATATACTAAAACATATTTTGAAAAAAATGGGTACAACGTTGAATTACAGGGATTCTCCTGTATAGATTGGAAAGAACAGGGTGTAGAACTTTTCTGTCATGGAGAAAGCTTTGCTGCTAAGCCATCATATTATACGAAAGCTTGTCAGGTTGAAGCAGAATATGTTTTACTGAAATCAATCGAAAAATTGAAGAAAAGTAGAATAAAAGATAAAGTTGCAGTATTATATGGAGATCTTACTGCAGAACAATTAATGCCCAAAAGCTTTTCATTTTATAATCCTGAGCACCACCAGGAGATAATTCGTTTACTGGAAGAGAAAAAACCATCAGCAATTGTGACAATTGTTGATAATGATACTTCTATTTTTGAAGATGGTGATTTCGATATACCCAGTGTTTATGTTACAAAAGAAGTAGGTAAGAAAATACTAAATAGTACTGGTACAATAAATCTATCAATAAAGGCAGAGAGGATAAACTCAATAGGGGCAAATGTGATTGCCAGAATAAATGAAGATAAAGAAAAGAAAGTTGTAATTACAGCACATCTGGACACAAAATATGGTACCATTGGTGCACTTGATAATGGGACTGGTATAGCTATTTTGTTATTACTAAGTAGACTTATAAAAGTTGAGATGATAAATTACTGTTTTGAGTTAGTTCTACTTAATGGAGAGGATTATTATTCGACACCTGGTCAAGTGGAATACATGAATGAATACCTTGGTGAGGATAGCGATATTGTTTTGGCAATTAACTGTGATGGCATTGGATTAAAAAATAGTAAGACTGCCATTGCCATGATGGAATTAGGCGAAAAAGAATTGTTGTTAAGAGAAATGATAGTAGGGAAAGAAAATTTTGAGTTTATTGAACCTTGGGTTGAAGGAGATCACATGTTATTTTTAATGAATCATATACCTGCAATTGTATTAACATCTAAAAATATTTTTAGGATGATTGATAGCGTAATACATACTGAGAGAGATACTTTAGAATTAGTAGATTATAATAGAGTTGCAGAAGTAGTATCTTTTTTGGAAGACTTTATTAAAAATACATATAGAAGTATTACAGAGTAGTAAATGATCATGAAAATATTTTATTATACTTTTATTGGAAATAGCCTACAAGTTGTTATCTTTTATAAATGAAGATATTGGAACAGAAGAAAAGGATTTTAACGAACATAATATACGACCTTGATATTGTTAATAGAATAGTTATAATTAAAGAAGGGAAAGCAATCGAAGAGGCGTTTTCTCTGCTTTATGTTAACAATTAATCCTGAACTAAAGGAGGGGTTAAAATATATTTGACTAAAGAAATTGCTGATTTAACTGGTGTACATCCTAATACAGTGAGACTTTATGAAGAGTGGGGCTATATTTCAGAAGTGAAAAGGGCCGGGAATAATTATAGACAATTTACTGAAAGGCATCTTGACGAAATGAAATTAGCCAGGATAGCTCTGCCAGGCCCCTATCCTATAGATGGATATATTGTTAATGAATTGGTTAGAAAGTATGCTTCCAGTGATTTTAAGGTTGCTTTAAGATTAGCTAGTGAGTATTTACATAAAGTTGAAATTGAAATAGAGGAAGCACTTGAGGCAATAGGGGTTTTAGATAGATGGTTTGAAAATAGTTTAGGTAGTAAGGATAAGATTTTATATAAAACCAGAAAGGCTACCGCCAATAAACTAAAGATAACTATTGATATGCTGCGAACCTGGGAAAGAAATGGATTGTTTACAGTCAGAAGAAGTGAAAGTGGAAGACTAATATTTAGTGAATGGGATATAGAAAAGATAAAAGTTATCAGGTTGTTAAGGAATTGTGGATACAGTATTGCTTCATTATTAAATGTGTTTCAGAATCAAAAAGACGATATAAAGCCGTCAGAACTTTTAAATTTACCAGTAGATAATAATGATTTTTATTATGTGACAGATAGATATATGCATTTCTTGAATGAGCACAAAGAAAGGGCCGAAAGACTGATCTCATTAATTAAAAACAAGTAACCCTCCAGTTTTACACCACTAGTACATTTTCAATTACAATGTACTTAAGTGGTGTTTTGAAATTTATAGAAAAGGAGTGAATTATAAATGAAAATTAG
This window contains:
- a CDS encoding ABC transporter ATP-binding protein — protein: MIRRLAACIRQYKKESILTPIYVIMEVIMEVIIPILMANMIDYGIDAAKMTVILKMGAALLISAFISLIFGTLAGRSAAVASAGFARNLRHDMFYNVQNFSFSNIDKFSTASIVTRLTTDVTNLQNAFQMIIRMAIRSPIMLIFSLAASFSINVELSLIFLACIPILGSGLFLIMKKAHPIFVRVFKKYDKLNNVVQENLRAIRVVKSFIREDYENKKFTDISQKIYQDFSTAEKTLAFNMPLMQFCMYGSLLLVSWFGARIIVAAGGNPGSGLSTGQLVSLITYAMQILGSLMMLSMVFVMITISRASAERTVELMDEESDLKNCDNPIYEVLDGEICFEDVNFSYGKNTGKLVLEDINLKIKSGETVGIIGGTGSSKSSLVQLILRLYDVDFGRVTVGGIDVRDYDLKTLRNQVAMVLQKNVLFSGTIKENLRWGNENASDQELVWVCKLAQADPFIQNFPKKYDTYLEQGGSNVSGGQKQRLCIARALLKKPKILILDDSTSAVDTKTDALIRSAFRGEIPNTTMIIISQRVSSVQDADKIIIMDDGKIAAVGTHEELLESSPIYKEVYESQVKGGKGNE
- a CDS encoding ABC transporter ATP-binding protein — its product is MESDTIKRLFSYIKQYKVQFIAVIICIIISAVTAAVSSLFLQKLIDNYITPLLLEAVPDFSGLFRVIILMGGIYLIGVLATLFYNRLMVVIAQGVLKKIRDDLFSHMQSLSIKYFDTHTHGDIMSHYTNDTDTLRQMIAQSLPQVFSSIITVAAVFIAMLYLSLWLTIFVFIFVFLILKLTRIIAGRSASFFVKQQQSLGDVNGYIEEMIHGQRVIKVFCHERKAEEIFDFKNDQLCSHATAANKYANILMPVMNNLGYLLYVLLAVVGGIMGIMGVSNVSLLGINVLTLGMIAAFLQLSRNFIMPIARVSQQVNAVVMALAGAERIFKLMDEEKEKDDGYVTLVNARKEKGRIVETEERTELWAWKHPHANGTVSYTELKGEVRFYDVDFAYEEDEMVLHNITLYAEPGQKVALVGATGAGKTTITNLINRFYDIADGKIRYDGININKIKKSDLRRSLGIVLQDVNLFTGTVMENIRYGRLDASDEECIAAAKLANADSFIRMLPQGYETVLSGTESGLSQGQRQLISIARAAVADPPVMILDEATSSIDTRTEAIVQQGMDSLMKGRTVFVIAHRLSTVKNSDVIMVLEDGRIIERGSHEELISERGKYYQLYTGVFELQ
- a CDS encoding class I SAM-dependent methyltransferase; the encoded protein is MDNLNKVRKNFGQRASEYRKSSTHGNPVVLERMIELIKPSSEASALDVATGGGHTAIALATSVQQVVAIDITPEMLTEAKIASRQEGISNITFRVEDVHNLNIPDCQFDIVASRFAVHHFSDVNKALREMCRVLKPGGKFYILDCSVIDGEEFEKEINHIELLRDSSHQFSYSPRLWNQLLKELPLTIEHTSLLKEQYELPLWFDRMETARDSRDKIFQILKNLSAEGKTHYPFGENYITTYRFEILATKN
- a CDS encoding M28 family metallopeptidase, which translates into the protein MSENIINEVKRVLKKICGEYGERLTGSIKNRQLEEYTKTYFEKNGYNVELQGFSCIDWKEQGVELFCHGESFAAKPSYYTKACQVEAEYVLLKSIEKLKKSRIKDKVAVLYGDLTAEQLMPKSFSFYNPEHHQEIIRLLEEKKPSAIVTIVDNDTSIFEDGDFDIPSVYVTKEVGKKILNSTGTINLSIKAERINSIGANVIARINEDKEKKVVITAHLDTKYGTIGALDNGTGIAILLLLSRLIKVEMINYCFELVLLNGEDYYSTPGQVEYMNEYLGEDSDIVLAINCDGIGLKNSKTAIAMMELGEKELLLREMIVGKENFEFIEPWVEGDHMLFLMNHIPAIVLTSKNIFRMIDSVIHTERDTLELVDYNRVAEVVSFLEDFIKNTYRSITE
- a CDS encoding MerR family transcriptional regulator; this encodes MTKEIADLTGVHPNTVRLYEEWGYISEVKRAGNNYRQFTERHLDEMKLARIALPGPYPIDGYIVNELVRKYASSDFKVALRLASEYLHKVEIEIEEALEAIGVLDRWFENSLGSKDKILYKTRKATANKLKITIDMLRTWERNGLFTVRRSESGRLIFSEWDIEKIKVIRLLRNCGYSIASLLNVFQNQKDDIKPSELLNLPVDNNDFYYVTDRYMHFLNEHKERAERLISLIKNK